The Cervus canadensis isolate Bull #8, Minnesota chromosome X, ASM1932006v1, whole genome shotgun sequence genome contains a region encoding:
- the LOC122435847 gene encoding LOW QUALITY PROTEIN: bax inhibitor 1-like (The sequence of the model RefSeq protein was modified relative to this genomic sequence to represent the inferred CDS: inserted 1 base in 1 codon) codes for MDIFNRKINFDALFKFSHITPSTQQHLKKVYASFALCMFVAAAGAYVHVVTHFTQAGLLSALGSLGLMIWLMATPHSHETEQKRLGLLAGSAFLTGVXLGPALALCIAINPSILPAASMGTAMIFTCFTLSALYARRRSYLFLGGILMSAMSLMLLSSLGNLFFGSVWLFQANLYLGLVVMCGFVLFGTQLTIEKAENGDKDYIWHCVDLFLDFVTLFRKLMMILAMSEKDKKKKK; via the exons ATGGATATATTTAATCGGAAGATCAACTTTGATGCACTCTTTAAATTTTCCCACATAACCCCCTCGACACAGCAGCACCTGAAGAAGGTTTATGCCAGTTTTGCCCTCTGTATGTTTGTGGCGGCTGCGGGGGCCTATGTCCATGTGGTCACCCATTTCACTCAGGCTGGCCTGCTGTCTGCCTTGGGCTCTTTGGGGTTGATGATTTGGCTGATGGCAACACCTCACAGCCATGAAACTGAGCAAAAAAGACTGGGACTTCTGGCTGGATCTGCTTTCCTTACAGGAG GCCTGGGCCCTGCTCTGGCCTTGTGCATCGCCATCAACCCCAGCATCCTTCCCGCTGCCTCCATGGGCACAGCAATGATATTCACCTGCTTTACCCTGAGTGCACTCTATGCCAGGCGCCGTAGCTACCTCTTTCTAGGAGGTATCTTGATGTCGGCCATGAGCCTGATGCTCTTGTCTTCCCTGGGGAACCTTTTCTTCGGATCTGTTTGGCTTTTCCAGGCAAACCTGTATTTGGGGCTGGTGGTCATGTGTGGCTTTGTCCTTTTTGGTACTCAACTCACTATTGAAAAGGCTGAAAATGGAGATAAAGATTATATCTGGCACTGCGTTGACCTCTTCCTAGATTTCGTAACTCTCTTCAGAAAGCTCATGATGATCCTGGCTATGAGTGAGAAggataagaagaagaagaagtga